The Brenneria rubrifaciens genome has a window encoding:
- the nudC gene encoding NAD(+) diphosphatase yields the protein MEQTLKGDEIGWWVVSDAGQIWLPEGELPQGTASFWSLQGATGRKIGEWQDLPVWLICQSQDKDMASVRHLIDQEAGVFQLAGRGVQLAEFYRSHRFCGYCGHEMVPSKTELACLCQRCKERYYPQIAPCIIVAIRRGDAILLAQHHRHRGNMYTVLAGFVEVGETLEQTVAREVMEESQIQIKNLRYISSQPWPFPHSLMMAFMADYAGGDIRHDPKELRDAAWFRYDRLPILPPPGTVARRLIEDTVVLCRAWRENGGEYVTPSLG from the coding sequence ATGGAACAGACGTTGAAAGGTGATGAGATTGGCTGGTGGGTCGTCAGTGACGCGGGTCAGATCTGGCTTCCCGAAGGGGAGTTACCGCAGGGAACGGCGTCGTTCTGGTCATTACAGGGCGCGACCGGGCGCAAAATCGGTGAATGGCAGGATCTGCCCGTATGGTTGATCTGCCAGAGCCAAGATAAGGATATGGCTTCCGTCCGCCACCTTATCGATCAGGAGGCGGGGGTATTCCAACTGGCGGGACGCGGCGTTCAACTGGCCGAGTTTTATCGCTCCCATCGCTTTTGCGGTTACTGCGGCCATGAAATGGTCCCGAGTAAAACCGAGCTGGCGTGCCTCTGTCAACGCTGCAAGGAACGTTATTATCCGCAGATTGCGCCCTGTATCATTGTGGCGATCCGTCGCGGTGACGCGATTCTGCTGGCACAACACCATCGTCATCGGGGCAATATGTACACGGTACTGGCTGGTTTTGTCGAAGTTGGCGAAACGTTGGAGCAGACGGTGGCGCGTGAGGTAATGGAAGAGAGTCAGATTCAGATTAAGAATTTACGCTATATCAGTTCTCAACCCTGGCCTTTCCCCCACTCCCTGATGATGGCGTTCATGGCAGATTATGCGGGGGGCGATATCAGGCACGACCCGAAAGAGCTACGTGACGCCGCCTGGTTCCGGTATGATCGGCTACCGATTTTACCTCCGCCTGGAACGGTGGCCCGCCGTCTTATTGAGGATACGGTCGTGTTGTGCCGCGCCTGGCGTGAGAACGGCGGCGAATATGTAACCCCCTCACTCGGATAA
- the thiE gene encoding thiamine phosphate synthase, with translation MSASQTAAPFAPTVQRLGLYPVVDSVEWIERLLGVGVKTIQLRIKNRPDEQVEHEVIQAIALGRQYQARLFINDYWRLAIRHQAYGVHLGQEDLDTADLEAIKQAGLRLGLSTHDDRELARAVAVNPSYIALGHIFPTQTKAMLSSPQGLTELARHVADLQGRFSTVAIGGISIDKVPAVLSTGVGSIAVVSAITQAADWRQATATLLDTIEKWEARNA, from the coding sequence ATGAGCGCTTCTCAGACAGCCGCGCCTTTCGCGCCGACCGTGCAGCGGCTTGGTCTCTACCCGGTGGTGGATAGCGTGGAATGGATTGAACGCTTACTTGGCGTCGGCGTAAAAACCATTCAGCTACGGATCAAAAACCGGCCCGATGAGCAGGTTGAACATGAAGTGATTCAGGCGATCGCGTTGGGCCGTCAGTATCAGGCCCGGCTGTTTATCAATGACTACTGGCGGTTGGCGATCAGGCATCAGGCCTACGGCGTTCATCTCGGACAGGAAGATCTGGACACCGCCGATCTGGAGGCCATCAAACAGGCGGGACTGCGCCTCGGTCTCTCCACTCACGATGATCGCGAACTAGCGCGCGCGGTCGCCGTCAATCCGTCATACATTGCGCTGGGGCACATTTTCCCAACGCAGACGAAAGCCATGCTCTCCTCACCGCAGGGGCTCACCGAACTGGCCCGGCACGTCGCCGATCTGCAAGGGCGATTTTCCACCGTCGCCATTGGCGGTATCAGCATTGATAAAGTCCCGGCGGTATTGTCGACCGGCGTCGGCAGTATTGCCGTTGTCAGTGCAATCACCCAGGCGGCGGACTGGCGTCAGGCTACAGCGACCCTGCTCGACACGATCGAAAAATGGGAGGCGCGAAATGCCTGA
- the hemE gene encoding uroporphyrinogen decarboxylase: protein MTDLKNDRYLRALLRQPVDVTPVWMMRQAGRYLPEYKATRMQAGDFMTLCKNAELACEVTLQPLRRYPLDAAILFSDILTIPDAMGLGLYFEAGEGPRFQFPVTRHADIVNLPVPDPEQELGYVMNAVRTIRSRLAGAVPLIGFSGSPWTLATYMVEGGSSKAFTIIKKMMFAEPRTLHLLLDKLADSVILYLNAQIRAGAQALMVFDTWGGVLSGRDYQEFSLQYMHKIVDGLQRENEGRRVPVTLFTKGGGQWLEAIAATGCEAIGLDWTSEIADARRRVGDKVALQGNMDPSMLYAPPARIEQEVASILAEFGQGSGHVFNLGHGIHQDVPPEHAGVFVDAVHALSRAYHQ from the coding sequence ATGACTGATCTGAAAAATGATCGCTATTTGCGGGCGTTGCTGCGCCAGCCTGTCGACGTAACGCCAGTCTGGATGATGCGTCAGGCGGGGCGATATCTGCCAGAGTACAAAGCCACCCGCATGCAGGCTGGCGATTTCATGACGCTATGTAAAAACGCGGAGCTGGCTTGCGAAGTCACATTACAACCCCTGCGGCGTTATCCCCTTGATGCGGCTATTCTGTTTTCGGACATTCTAACCATCCCTGATGCCATGGGACTTGGGCTCTATTTTGAAGCGGGAGAAGGCCCTCGTTTTCAATTTCCGGTCACCCGCCACGCCGATATCGTCAACTTGCCCGTTCCCGATCCCGAACAAGAGTTGGGCTATGTGATGAATGCGGTACGCACCATTCGCAGCCGCCTTGCCGGAGCGGTGCCGTTGATTGGTTTTTCCGGCAGCCCCTGGACGCTGGCAACCTACATGGTTGAAGGCGGTAGCAGCAAAGCTTTTACCATCATAAAAAAAATGATGTTTGCGGAGCCGCGAACGCTGCATTTATTGCTGGATAAGCTGGCTGACAGCGTCATTCTTTATCTGAACGCTCAAATCCGGGCGGGCGCCCAGGCCCTGATGGTTTTTGATACCTGGGGCGGTGTACTGAGCGGTCGCGATTATCAGGAATTTTCCCTGCAATACATGCACAAGATCGTCGATGGACTACAGCGTGAAAACGAAGGCCGTCGTGTGCCTGTCACGCTGTTCACCAAAGGCGGCGGGCAGTGGCTGGAGGCGATAGCGGCAACCGGCTGTGAGGCTATCGGGTTGGACTGGACAAGCGAAATTGCCGATGCCCGGCGTCGGGTGGGCGATAAGGTCGCGCTACAAGGCAATATGGACCCGTCCATGTTGTATGCTCCGCCTGCTAGAATCGAACAGGAAGTGGCGTCAATTCTGGCGGAGTTTGGTCAGGGCAGCGGACATGTATTCAATCTGGGACACGGTATTCATCAGGATGTACCGCCAGAACATGCCGGCGTTTTCGTTGACGCGGTACACGCCTTGTCTCGCGCCTATCATCAGTAA
- a CDS encoding thiazole synthase, translating to MLHIADTTFTSRLLTGTGKFAAPDIMLAALQASGSQLVTMAMKRVDLKSGNDGILAPLRQLGIKLLPNTSGAKTADEAIFAARLAREALGTHWVKLEIHPDMKYLLPDPVETLKAAERLVKEGFVVLPYCGADPVLCKRLEEAGCAAVMPLGAPIGSNQGLQTRDFLRIIIEQARVPVVVDAGIGAPSHATEALEMGADAVLVNTAIAVARDPVSMAKAFKIAVQAGELANQAGLGSKQFTASATSPLTGFLCQQPEEVK from the coding sequence ATGCTGCACATTGCCGACACGACCTTTACATCCCGACTGCTCACCGGCACCGGAAAATTTGCCGCCCCTGACATCATGCTGGCCGCATTACAGGCATCAGGTTCACAACTGGTGACCATGGCCATGAAGCGCGTTGATTTGAAAAGCGGCAACGACGGCATTCTCGCGCCGTTACGACAACTCGGCATCAAGCTGTTGCCGAATACCTCAGGGGCAAAAACGGCCGACGAGGCTATCTTCGCCGCGCGTCTGGCGCGTGAAGCGTTGGGGACCCATTGGGTGAAGCTCGAAATCCATCCGGATATGAAGTACCTGCTCCCCGACCCGGTTGAAACCCTCAAAGCCGCCGAGCGCTTAGTCAAAGAGGGGTTTGTTGTGTTGCCCTACTGCGGCGCCGACCCGGTGCTTTGTAAACGGCTGGAGGAAGCGGGATGCGCCGCCGTGATGCCGCTGGGCGCGCCAATCGGCTCCAACCAGGGACTACAGACCCGTGATTTTCTCCGCATTATCATCGAACAGGCGCGTGTGCCGGTTGTGGTTGATGCGGGCATCGGCGCCCCCAGTCACGCCACTGAAGCGCTGGAAATGGGCGCGGATGCGGTATTGGTCAATACCGCCATCGCGGTGGCGCGCGATCCGGTCAGCATGGCAAAGGCGTTCAAAATAGCGGTGCAAGCCGGTGAACTGGCTAATCAGGCCGGGCTGGGTAGTAAACAGTTTACCGCCAGCGCCACCAGCCCGTTAACCGGATTTCTGTGCCAGCAACCAGAAGAGGTGAAATAA
- the thiS gene encoding sulfur carrier protein ThiS, whose translation MKITLNDETIEFAEAVTIDSLLTKLNRQQPGTALAINQTIIPRSAWSQHQVQDGDNILLFQAIAGG comes from the coding sequence ATGAAAATCACGCTCAACGACGAGACGATCGAGTTCGCTGAAGCTGTCACCATCGATTCCCTGCTGACAAAACTTAACCGTCAGCAACCCGGTACGGCTCTCGCGATCAACCAAACCATTATCCCGCGCAGCGCCTGGTCTCAGCATCAGGTACAGGACGGTGATAATATTTTGCTTTTTCAGGCAATCGCGGGAGGATGA
- the rsd gene encoding sigma D regulator, whose protein sequence is MLNQLQSLTEYVGGNNALIDQWLQARKQLLIAYYHLVGIKPNKDALSRLDEEALDNFCHNLVDYLSAGHFHVYEKILHEAATLSEQKLARSAQLELALQNNTQQIMEFHDRYLATLIDQDNCLEFQQALSSVGEALAERFTQEDAMIRLIFDA, encoded by the coding sequence ATGCTAAACCAGTTACAAAGCCTGACTGAATACGTTGGTGGCAATAATGCGTTAATCGACCAGTGGCTACAAGCGCGCAAACAGCTTCTGATCGCTTACTATCATCTGGTTGGCATCAAACCCAACAAAGACGCACTCTCGCGTCTGGACGAAGAGGCGCTGGACAACTTTTGTCATAATCTGGTGGATTATCTCTCGGCCGGTCATTTTCACGTCTATGAAAAAATACTGCATGAAGCGGCAACCCTGAGTGAACAGAAACTTGCCCGCTCGGCGCAGCTTGAGCTCGCGTTGCAAAACAATACACAACAAATAATGGAATTTCACGACCGCTATTTGGCGACCCTGATCGATCAAGATAACTGCCTTGAATTTCAGCAAGCGCTCTCCAGCGTTGGTGAAGCTCTGGCCGAACGTTTTACACAGGAAGACGCCATGATCCGGCTGATTTTCGATGCTTAA
- a CDS encoding HesA/MoeB/ThiF family protein — MPDNHQAEQDSLSDREFLRYSRQLLLEDVGPEGQKKLKSACVLLVGLGGLGAPASMYLAAAGVGRLLLADNDTLHISNLQRQILYRTRDTDKPKAVLAQQQLQALNPQPEYIALMERLADGALRHAVDKADLVLDCSDNMETRHAINAACVDAGKPLISGSAVGFSGQLLVLTPPYQHGCYACLYPDAAEPQRNCRTAGVLGPVVGVIGALQALEAIKLLAGLPSALDGKLRLFDGKQQSWNTLQLTRADHCAICGAAT, encoded by the coding sequence ATGCCTGATAATCACCAAGCCGAACAGGATAGCCTGAGCGATCGGGAGTTTCTGCGCTACAGCCGTCAACTGCTGTTGGAAGATGTCGGTCCCGAAGGGCAGAAAAAGCTCAAATCCGCTTGCGTATTGCTGGTCGGACTGGGCGGTTTAGGCGCCCCGGCATCAATGTATCTGGCCGCCGCGGGCGTGGGTAGGCTATTGCTGGCGGACAATGACACTTTGCATATCAGTAACCTGCAAAGGCAGATCCTCTATCGCACCCGCGATACCGATAAGCCCAAAGCGGTTCTGGCACAACAGCAATTGCAGGCATTGAATCCTCAACCGGAGTACATCGCGCTGATGGAAAGGCTGGCTGATGGCGCGCTGCGTCATGCGGTCGACAAAGCCGATCTCGTTCTGGATTGCAGCGACAATATGGAAACCCGTCACGCAATTAACGCCGCCTGTGTCGACGCGGGCAAACCGCTCATCAGCGGCAGCGCCGTCGGCTTCAGCGGACAGCTACTGGTGCTGACGCCGCCCTATCAACACGGTTGCTATGCCTGCCTGTATCCTGATGCCGCCGAACCACAGCGCAACTGTCGTACCGCTGGCGTACTCGGCCCGGTCGTTGGCGTCATTGGCGCGCTTCAAGCGCTGGAAGCCATCAAACTCCTGGCAGGGCTGCCATCGGCCCTGGACGGTAAACTGCGGCTGTTTGACGGCAAACAGCAAAGCTGGAACACGCTCCAACTGACGCGCGCCGACCACTGTGCGATATGCGGAGCCGCGACATGA
- the thiC gene encoding phosphomethylpyrimidine synthase ThiC, producing the protein MSTEPSLSKSSKTGRREQRAAAQQFIDTLEGMAFPNSRRIYLTGSREDIRVPMREIQLSPTLVGGGKDTPQYEPNEAIPVYDTAGPYGDPTSRPDVRTGLGKIRAAWIAERNDTEALPGVSSDFTQQRLADAGLDHLRFEHLPRPLRAKAGKRVTQLHYARQGIITPEMEFIAIRENMGRERIRGDVLRQQHPGQSFGANLPENITPEFVRQEVAAGRAIIPANINHPESEPMIIGRNFLVKVNANIGNSAVTSSIEEEVEKLVWSTRWGADTVMDLSTGRYIHETREWILRNSPVPIGTVPIYQALEKVNGVAENLNWEMFRDTLLEQAEQGVDYFTIHAGVLLRYVPMTAKRLTGIVSRGGSIMAKWCLSHHKESFLYEHFREICEICAAYDVALSLGDGLRPGSIQDANDEAQFAELHTLGELTRIAWEYDVQVMIEGPGHVPMQMIRRNMTEELEHCHEAPFYTLGPLTTDIAPGYDHFTSGIGAAMIGWFGCAMLCYVTPKEHLGLPNKQDVKQGLITYKIAAHAADLAKGHPGAQIRDNAMSKARFEFRWEDQFNLALDPETARAYHDETLPQESGKVAHFCSMCGPKFCSMKISQEVRDYAAKQEAEARPIEVGMAQMSEEFRSRGGELYHSATSLQTEEGK; encoded by the coding sequence ATGTCTACAGAACCATCATTATCAAAATCATCCAAAACCGGTCGTCGTGAGCAACGCGCTGCCGCGCAACAATTCATAGATACGTTGGAGGGCATGGCGTTCCCCAATTCGCGGCGTATATATCTGACCGGCTCACGCGAAGATATTCGTGTGCCAATGCGTGAAATCCAACTGAGCCCGACATTGGTCGGCGGCGGCAAGGATACACCGCAATATGAACCGAACGAGGCTATCCCGGTTTATGATACCGCCGGCCCTTACGGTGACCCGACATCACGCCCCGATGTACGGACGGGTCTGGGGAAAATCAGAGCGGCCTGGATCGCCGAGCGTAACGATACCGAAGCACTGCCCGGCGTCAGTTCTGATTTTACCCAACAGCGCCTGGCGGATGCCGGACTGGATCACCTTCGCTTCGAGCATTTGCCTCGCCCTCTGCGTGCGAAAGCCGGAAAGCGCGTCACCCAGTTGCATTACGCCCGTCAGGGCATCATTACGCCGGAGATGGAGTTTATCGCGATCCGTGAAAATATGGGCCGTGAACGGATTCGGGGCGACGTACTGCGCCAGCAGCATCCGGGACAAAGTTTTGGCGCGAATCTGCCAGAGAACATCACACCGGAGTTTGTCCGACAGGAAGTCGCCGCCGGACGGGCCATTATTCCCGCCAATATCAATCACCCTGAATCAGAACCGATGATCATTGGCCGTAATTTTCTGGTGAAGGTCAACGCCAATATCGGTAACTCCGCGGTAACGTCTTCCATTGAGGAAGAAGTCGAGAAACTGGTCTGGTCAACCCGCTGGGGCGCGGATACCGTGATGGATCTCTCCACCGGCCGTTATATTCACGAAACCCGCGAATGGATTCTGCGCAATAGCCCGGTTCCGATTGGCACCGTTCCCATTTATCAGGCGCTGGAGAAAGTGAACGGCGTCGCGGAAAATCTGAACTGGGAGATGTTCCGCGATACGCTGCTGGAACAGGCGGAACAAGGCGTCGATTATTTCACCATCCACGCCGGCGTGCTGCTGCGCTACGTGCCCATGACCGCCAAACGCCTCACCGGTATCGTGTCGCGCGGCGGCTCCATCATGGCCAAATGGTGCCTGTCTCATCATAAAGAGAGTTTTCTGTATGAACACTTCCGCGAAATCTGTGAAATCTGCGCCGCCTATGACGTCGCGCTTTCGTTGGGAGACGGATTGCGTCCGGGCTCCATTCAGGATGCCAACGACGAAGCCCAATTTGCCGAACTTCACACGCTGGGCGAGCTAACCAGGATCGCCTGGGAATATGACGTACAAGTGATGATCGAAGGCCCCGGCCATGTGCCGATGCAGATGATCCGCCGCAATATGACGGAGGAACTGGAGCACTGCCACGAAGCGCCGTTCTATACCCTTGGCCCGCTGACGACCGATATCGCACCGGGTTACGATCATTTTACATCCGGTATCGGCGCGGCGATGATCGGCTGGTTTGGCTGCGCCATGCTGTGTTACGTCACCCCGAAAGAGCACCTCGGGTTACCCAATAAACAAGATGTCAAACAGGGACTGATTACCTACAAGATCGCCGCTCACGCCGCCGATCTTGCTAAAGGGCATCCGGGGGCGCAAATCCGCGATAACGCCATGTCGAAAGCGCGTTTCGAGTTCCGCTGGGAAGACCAGTTCAATCTGGCGCTGGACCCCGAAACCGCCCGCGCCTATCACGACGAAACCCTGCCTCAAGAATCCGGTAAAGTCGCTCATTTCTGTTCCATGTGCGGGCCTAAGTTCTGCTCTATGAAAATTTCGCAGGAAGTGCGCGACTACGCCGCGAAACAGGAAGCGGAAGCCAGGCCCATTGAGGTCGGCATGGCGCAGATGTCTGAGGAATTCCGTTCCCGCGGCGGCGAGCTATACCACAGCGCCACCAGCCTGCAAACGGAGGAGGGTAAATGA
- the nfi gene encoding deoxyribonuclease V (cleaves DNA at apurinic or apyrimidinic sites), with protein MIDTQRLKAEQLARASEIIHQDDLPFEQPALIAGADVGFEQQGAVTRAAIAIMRYPSLELVEYKIARISTTMPYIPGFLSFRECPGLLAAWGSLEQKPDLIFVDGHGISHPRRLGVASHFGLLVDVPTIGVAKSRLCGHFDPLQAAAGSQRPLMDKGEQIGWVWRSKVRCNPLFVATGHRVGMDSALLWVKRCTRGYRLPEPTRWADAVASNRPAFQRWQRLQSFIETLGIQA; from the coding sequence GTGATTGATACTCAACGGTTGAAGGCCGAGCAGTTGGCCCGCGCTTCAGAGATTATTCATCAAGACGATTTGCCGTTTGAGCAGCCTGCGCTTATTGCGGGCGCGGATGTCGGTTTCGAGCAACAAGGGGCGGTGACCCGGGCCGCGATTGCAATTATGCGATATCCTTCTCTTGAACTGGTAGAGTATAAAATTGCGCGTATCAGTACGACGATGCCCTATATTCCTGGTTTTCTCTCTTTTCGCGAGTGTCCCGGACTGCTGGCTGCCTGGGGGAGTTTGGAACAGAAACCGGATTTGATTTTTGTCGATGGGCACGGGATTTCCCATCCGCGTCGTTTGGGCGTCGCCAGCCATTTCGGGTTGCTGGTTGATGTTCCTACGATTGGCGTGGCGAAAAGCCGGCTGTGCGGCCATTTTGACCCGTTGCAGGCGGCGGCGGGCAGTCAGCGGCCCCTGATGGATAAAGGCGAACAGATTGGCTGGGTATGGCGCAGCAAGGTGCGTTGTAATCCGCTATTTGTGGCCACGGGACATCGGGTCGGTATGGACAGCGCGTTGCTGTGGGTCAAACGCTGTACGCGGGGTTATCGCCTACCTGAGCCGACGCGCTGGGCTGATGCGGTGGCCTCTAACCGTCCGGCGTTTCAGCGATGGCAGCGGCTTCAATCTTTTATAGAAACTTTAGGAATTCAGGCATAG
- the thiH gene encoding 2-iminoacetate synthase ThiH — protein sequence MNGDFQHIWEQLDWDDLTLRINSKTSREVERALSAQRLTREDFMALLSPAAGRYLEPLAQRAQQLTRQRFGNTVSFYVPLYLSNLCSNDCTYCGFSMSNRIKRKTLDEAEILRECAAIKEMGFDHLLLVTGEHQRKVGMDYFRRVFPLIRPHFSSLMIEVQPLSQESYAELKTLGLDGVMVYQETYHPATYQLHHLKGQKQDFHWRLATPDRLGRAGIDKIGLGALIGLSNSWRTDCYMVAEHLLHLQQTYWQSRYSISFPRLRPCAGGIEPSSLMDEAQLMQVICAFRLLSPDIELSLSTRESPFFRDHAIPIAINNVSAFSKTQPGGYADDHSELEQFSPHDSRRPEEVAQAIIRAGLQPVWKDWDGYLGRRTH from the coding sequence ATGAACGGTGATTTTCAACACATCTGGGAACAGCTCGACTGGGACGATCTCACGCTGCGTATCAACAGCAAAACCTCACGCGAGGTTGAGCGCGCGCTAAGTGCGCAACGGCTGACGCGCGAAGATTTCATGGCGCTGCTCTCTCCCGCCGCCGGTCGTTATCTGGAACCGCTGGCGCAACGCGCGCAGCAGTTAACCCGTCAACGCTTCGGTAACACGGTCAGCTTTTATGTACCGCTTTACCTTTCCAACCTGTGTTCAAACGACTGTACTTACTGCGGTTTCTCAATGAGTAACCGCATCAAGCGAAAAACGCTGGATGAGGCGGAGATCCTGCGTGAGTGCGCAGCCATCAAGGAAATGGGGTTCGATCATCTGTTGCTGGTCACCGGGGAACACCAGCGCAAAGTCGGAATGGATTATTTTCGCCGCGTCTTCCCGCTTATCCGCCCGCACTTCAGCTCACTGATGATTGAAGTGCAGCCGCTGTCTCAGGAATCGTATGCCGAGCTGAAAACGCTGGGGCTGGATGGCGTCATGGTCTATCAGGAAACCTATCACCCGGCGACCTACCAGTTGCATCACCTGAAAGGACAAAAACAGGATTTTCACTGGCGACTGGCCACGCCCGATCGTCTCGGGCGGGCGGGGATCGACAAGATCGGGCTGGGCGCGCTGATTGGCCTCTCCAATAGCTGGCGAACGGACTGCTATATGGTGGCGGAGCACCTGTTGCACTTGCAGCAAACATACTGGCAGAGCCGCTATTCCATTTCGTTCCCGCGATTACGTCCCTGTGCCGGGGGTATCGAGCCCTCATCGCTGATGGATGAAGCACAGCTTATGCAGGTTATTTGTGCCTTCAGACTGCTGTCGCCGGATATCGAACTGTCTCTTTCTACCCGTGAATCGCCCTTTTTTCGCGATCACGCTATCCCTATCGCGATCAACAACGTCAGCGCGTTCTCGAAAACTCAACCTGGCGGCTACGCGGACGATCATTCCGAACTGGAACAATTCTCACCGCATGATAGCCGCCGCCCGGAAGAGGTTGCGCAGGCGATTATCCGGGCAGGATTACAGCCTGTCTGGAAAGATTGGGATGGTTATTTGGGAAGGAGAACGCATTAA